The following coding sequences are from one Delphinus delphis chromosome 17, mDelDel1.2, whole genome shotgun sequence window:
- the TSPYL5 gene encoding testis-specific Y-encoded-like protein 5: MSGRSRGKKSGRAKNRGKGRAKGRVRATPDDASRDPDPPQCQRLGEETQEAQVQAGAGWGGLETAETAEPAPPRRPGEEGACRLPLDCGLALRARAEGDSGQAAARPDPGKATTLSERLPTDTVFVGTVGPMGRPKNVPRVGNRRCPAGKKAPVSSSAVGRASPAVAVGKPKRGTAGESASVPVVEEKKVEKDAGSGPPATDGSMDTLENVQLKLETMNAQADRAYLRLSRKFGQLRLHHLERRNLLIQNIPGFWGQAFQNHPQLASFLNNQDKEALSYLNSLEVEELGLARLGYKIKFYFGRNPYFQNKVLIKEYGCGPSGQVVSRSTPIQWLPGHDLQSLSQGNPDDTRSFFGWFSNHSSIESDKIVEIINEELWPNPLQYYLMSEGARAEKGKEGRPCPARQPVETPEPGVNNSN; the protein is encoded by the coding sequence ATGAGCGGCCGAAGTAGGGGTAAAAAGTCCGGCCGCGCCAAAAACCGTGGCAAAGGCCGCGCCAAAGGCCGAGTCCGCGCTACTCCTGACGACGCCTCACGCGACCCGGACCCCCCACAGTGCCAGAGGCTCGGGGAGGAGACCCAGGAGGCACAGGTGCAGGCTGGCGCGGGTTGGGGTGGCCTGGAAACCGCTGAAACCGCTGAGCCCGCGCCGCCCCGCCGGCCCGGGGAAGAGGGTGCCTGCCGGCTCCCCCTGGACTGTGGCCTCGCGCTCCGGGCCCGGGCTGAGGGGGATAGCGGGCAGGCCGCAGCCAGGCCCGACCCGGGGAAGGCCACAACCCTCTCGGAGCGCCTGCCGACAGACACTGTCTTCGTGGGAACCGTGGGGCCCATGGGAAGGCCGAAAAATGTTCCTCGCGTTGGAAATCGACGCTGCCCCGCTGGGAAGAAGGCCCCAGTTTCCAGTAGCGCAGTGGGGAGGGCGTCTCCGGCCGTAGCTGTTGGGAAACCGAAGAGAGGGACCGCTGGGGAGTCTGCCTCCGTTCCAGTGGTAGAGGAAAAGAAGGTGGAGAAGGATGCAGGGTCAGGGCCCCCGGCAACAGATGGCAGCATGGATACACTGGAGAACGTCCAGCTGAAGCTGGAGACCATGAACGCCCAGGCGGACAGGGCCTACCTGCGGCTCTCCCGCAAGTTTGGGCAGTTGCGACTGCACCACTTAGAGCGCAGGAACCTCCTCATCCAGAATATCCCGGGCTTCTGGGGGCAGGCTTTTCAGAACCACCCCCAGCTCGCATCCTTTCTGAACAACCAAGATAAAGAGGCACTCAGCTACTTGAACAGCTTGGAGGTGGAAGAGCTTGGCCTCGCCAGATTGGGCTACAAGATCAAGTTCTACTTTGGCCGCAACCCCTATTTCCAAAATAAGGTGCTCATCAAGGAATATGGGTGTGGTCCTTCCGGTCAGGTGGTGTCTCGTTCTACTCCAATCCAGTGGCTCCCAGGGCACGATCTTCAGTCCCTAAGCCAGGGGAACCCAGACGACACCCGGAGCTTCTTTGGGTGGTTTTCAAACCACAGCTCCATTGAGTCTGACAAGATTGTGGAGATAATCAACGAGGAGTTGTGGCCCAATCCCCTGCAGTACTACCTTATGAGTGAAGGGGCCCGAgcggagaaaggaaaggagggcagGCCATGTCCAGCAAGGCAGCCAGTGGAGACCCCAGAGCCTGGGGTAAACAATTCCAACTGA